Below is a window of Populus alba chromosome 2, ASM523922v2, whole genome shotgun sequence DNA.
TCCTCTCTTTACCGCCCGTGGAGGCATTGTTTATAGATGGATTAATATAAATACCCAGATTTCCGTAAAAAAAACCCAGTTGATCTCCAAAATagccacaaaaaaaatcacgaattttgaagataaaaccCCCAAATCCAAACGCAACGGGAGAACAAAATTGGGGATTTTGAAAACCCTAGGTCTTAATTTATATGTGAATGATAAAGAGTTTAGGCGGAGTTTGGTGCTCGTGCGGGTGTTTAATGTGCGGCACGTGGAGAAATGTAATTGGATTGAACTTTTCTGTTTCTTTAAAAAGTATAAACTTTTCTTTTAGTCCCTAAGGATTTAGAAACGTTACACTTTGATTCCTAACCTTGAATACCTAATTGAATGCCACttttttcatctcttttcttttactttttcatgtttttctcttttcgATTCATAAAAAATCCCCATATTTTgttcataataatataaaataaataattaaaaataaaaataaaaagttattcgCATAAtgaattcataattattttttaataactatttgTTTAGAGGTAAGgatcataataaattaagttaagttggattatcatttatttttttgttcttatctaGGTATCCTCATATCTTTTTATAGGGTTAGACTAATTTTATTCGGGGTTTGTAGTTGCCCCTTCCAATAAATACGCTTCCTAAATATCAAATTTGTATTCTTACTTTTAAAGGAATATAGCAGTGTCTTACCATTAAATCAACACTTCATTGATAATTATCATCCTATTTGATAATATTTGTATTCACTCTGAAATATTATGTGTTAGATAAAAAATTGTATGTAAGGATAAGATCTGAGTTTCTACTAGATTTCAGTTGAATCATGAGAGTATTATTGTAGTacttttaatgtaatttttataataaaaaaataactttttcaataaaatatattgatttaataatatgtcataaaaaaaatacaattagcTAATTATGTTATGTGCTTGATAAAGGACAGGACAAAGTATAAATTGTATAATTAAGGGGTGCAAAAACATGCCATTATCACGTGTTCCATCCAATATTGCATCATCGAtggttatttaaaataaattgaaaattaatatagaatTGATATTAAAGTACAAATTGATGTTCTAACaatgatgattaattaattaattatatcatattaCTAAGACGGGGTTATAGTTCATTAAAGATCTACAATAGACTTTGGctttttgtgtttgtgtttgtgtttgtgtttgtgtttttccTCCAGTGAAAAGCAAAAGGAACCTGAAACTAAACTTTAGTTTTCCAAGAATCCCAACATCCAAAATGTCCTGTCCAACTGAAAGGCACAGTTATATTACTACGAGCTGCAGCTGCTTTAGCCCTAGTTGCCTTGAACTTCTTCCAGTCACGAAGAACAGCAGTTAAATCCTTAACCTTGGCATTTATACTCCGACAACAATTGGCATGGACAGTGATCACCGCCTTGATATCTTTGCTATCTGTGCAAAACCCACTGAAGAAGACAGTGTCCAAGAACCTTGCCTGAAGGCCCAGTTGCTCAAACATGCCCTCCATCATCAGGTCAAAGAGCACATCTTGCTCTTTCTTGCCTGTGGAATTGTCTTTTCTGCCATACCATGCATCAAACAATGAGATGGTCTTGTTGTTTGATCTGATGTAGTAGAATCCGGTGTTGATGGCATTTTTTTCTGAGCGTGGGTCGCCGTTAAACCAGTCGGTGCTGATCTGGAGGTCCACACTTTCGTTATAGATGCCTAGCCTTGAAAATGGATTCCTTAGCCACATTACATCAGTATCCTGTCACCAGAATTCAAATCATTCGTTAGCAAAGCTAAAATTTCAACAAATTGTCGAAGTTTTCAAATGGTAAACAAAACTTCAAAATCATGCTGTGCTGTTTAACCAGCATAGCATAAAATTAAGCAACCAAGCCACTTTAGTTGATAAAATCACTCGATGCCGTCAGAAATTGTAATGGTAAGGACCTTGAAGTCATTGTCGTGAACAACCTTGTTTTGATcaactttattttatagttttatgatTCAAGGattataaagatatattttttatatattttatttatttttttaaaaataaaaagagatgaaGTCAAGCACCGAATGGGTATATTGGCTAGGAGGACTTTCTTCACTAACCCTGTTATGATCGGGACGAGGTGGAAAAGCAATGgtaaatttaaatattctaaAATGGAGACGgaagaaatgattttttcttttcaaagtggAATATTGGGAAAATAATATAGTTgaagaaataattgaaaaaatagcataatttaAAAGTCATAtagatattataatttaaaaataatatatctttgacttgcttaaaaaaataaagcaagtgCAATTTTATTAGAAGTtagtttgaaatttaaattttaaaaacaaatagatattATGTGATAAAGATaatagttatttgttttttaaaaaattgtattctaaaaataaataaatattaatctcAATCACAATAATTTTACACAAAAGTCTTTCAAAACTTGCCTTGTGCGATAATTTGTGGCAGAAGTCTCTCCAAGTAGCGGGAGCGACAAACGCGGCACATTTCTCAACTCTGAAGATTTGTATGCAAGAGAATGCGAAATGATAATTCCAACTATGATATTGGGGAAATTATCATGGATTTGttcttgtgttttaaaattttatatatatatatatatattattttaaatattttttttgtatttttatatcattttaatgtactggtattaaaaataaattttaaaaaataaaaaaacatttcgaAACATTTCTATACATAAACACTctgaaaaataacaattaacataatatcaaacaagCACTAACTAAGTAAAACATCAAAAGATACAGGGGTTTTACAATACAAAATACACTATGAATTCCCTTGCAAGACACCATCAATGCAGAGGAAATTATAGGATCAAATTATAGGTCAATTTAAGCTAATTTGCTAAAAAGtaacattaaaagataaaggatcaaagtgaaaacgCGAAGGAAATGGATGGCTTTTCAAGTTTTAGGGTGGGATGCACATTTTGCccttagaaagaaaatcaagaaacttgTTATTGGGGGTAGTTAAGTAATTTTATAGTGGTCCATTTATCATTGtcaaatttaaaaaggaaaatgatgtcttttcaattttattatgcacagaaaaaaaaaccattacacctcaagattcaaaaaaaataaagcttagtTTTATGGGTGTTTTCgtctttttattttgtgaaaaaCAATACAATGACTCATATAAccttaaaagtttaattttttataattcacatGGAGGGGCATTTTTGTACTTACATGCACAGAGTGATGAAGCGCCACCTTCTGTGATGATGTTTGAATTGTCTCAGCACCCACTCCATGATAAGATGGTATGTGTTGCCAAAAGCAATAAGGTTTGGCTCTGAccactttttttccttttagtttctcTCTTCTCCTCGATTTTCATGTTGCCcttcaaattttcaaattagcTCTTCAATTTGGTCTgtattcttatatttattatttgttttattttgaattatttataaaattaaaattctttctcaatttcaactctcttactttttttcatttttcaaatttaatccttattttttttattgttatttgttttgtttgagataacttttaaaattgattatgttttacaatttcatcatcatcgGGTTCATTTtcctattaaatttgatctacATTTTTCTAATTGCAATTTTTTActttggtaattttttaaaattgatttttttaaaattttattatttaacattaaattgttttgaaattgagCTTAAGTCTagaatatatatgttgatttacaagttttaaagattaactcaactaacatattatttttataaaagaataaacaatTTCTTTATGTAATTCAAGAAATTCTAGCAAGCAATAAGATTATGAATTGTGGCtatattatacaatatattaaaaaggcTTAGTGTCCCTGTTACTATTTACCTAGACACATAGCACCGTGCATTGAAGCAATGTAATGGCAAACCAACTCTTGCTACAGAGAGCTGCAAAGGTAGCGGGGGAGGGATGGGGTTGTCTCTTTGCATGGATGCATTTggcattaaaatgataattgagGATAAAATAATCAGCTCAAGTTTTAGTGGGGTTGTAGATCTTGGGATACAGATACCTGGCGTTAGGGCTTGCCTTGGGCGTGAGCCAGACCTGTGCCCCCACGTGGGGACACCTGAAGCTTGGGCAGCCCTACTTGTGTGCTGGGTCAGACTCGTGCGCGCACATGGCACTGGGCTGGCTTGCCCTGTGCTATAAGCTAATGAATCCTGCGTCGGGATCCAATTTTCTTGGATCCTTTGTCATAACCCAAGGCTATTGAGTcttacattttcaaatataattatttcccttataaatatttttatttttattctagctgagaatattaatatcaaacatattataataaaaataataatatttataccacaaataatattatttctagtattaatactttcaatgataataaaaataataatttttgtacaaaaaataatagtatttttaatattagtacctttaattttaataaaaataataatatttatagcacaaataataatttttaattttatccttcaaataaaCTATATGATTTTTCTCtggtggttattattattatattatatataaagttaaatcatatggAAAAAGTCCGGTTCATCAAGACTCATTACTCCTCGCCACAACCCAAATCatttatattctaaatattcttagatttttttaatataataatttgtattataaatattattatttctcttataattcaaagtgttcatatcaaaaatattattatttgtgttataaatattattattcatgttataaatattcttgaaattcttaatataattatttgtattataaatataattatttttattataattccaaATATTGATAccaaaaatagtattatttgagttataaatattattattttattaaaattaatcgtatgaatattaaaaatattattgttttttctataaatattattatttttattataattaatattattaataaaataattaataaaattttaaaaaatattattattaatattttaaatatattatttttatattataaatttttatagtatttttatgacaataaaaaaaaaaccgcttCCTAATGCGGGCATGCATCTAATGCCAGCTGGACACAACTTTTTTCATGAACAGTCAAATAATATGTCAAATGATTGGTTGCAGAAAAATACATCTCAAGAAGTATAAAGCAATTAACAGTGCCTGATTTCCCGCATCTTCATCACATTCTTCTCAAGATGATagtcataatcataatcataatatttaaatagttttttgtttttgtatttttataatcatcatcataatatttaaatagcttgtctgtttttgtatttttatttttttaaaaaaaatatatgtatttattatttttaaatgaattatttttatttttaagttattttgacatattaatataaaaataaattttaaaaaataaaaaaattatttaaataaattttaaaaataaaaaattatttaaatatatttttaaataaaaaataactaaaaatattaaagctaTAGCTAGGAGCAGTTCCACTGAAATAATCGGGAATAATTTGTGATCCACTAAAGATAGTCACCGCAAGTATGATTGCCCCTATGCAATCCTCAAGGTGAATTGAGGTTTCTTACGTAATATCATGaaggctatttattttttaaaaaaatgaaaacaaacaatgtttttcatttgatatgtaatctctctctcttggaAAAGATTTTCAACCCCAAAAACGTGAAAAATCTTCTCTCCATTTCCTCCATGAAAATGACATGGCAGAAAAAGGAATTGGGTCCCTGACGAGCCCACGACCTTCAGTTCAAGTAGACAGCAAAGCTAGATCCCACTACAAGACTCGGGGTAACATCCGTGTCAGGGACGGCAACCTATGGACCTAAATTTCCATGTGaccaagttttttgttttgttttttttgttgtaagaaAAGAACGAATTATCATGTGACCAGGAGGAGATCGGGTCTGTTTGAGTGCCTGGGTTGAAAGGAGGAAGGGGCAGGCAGGGCAGCTGTGGGTTCTCAGCTGATTTGATGCCGTCGGCGAGTTTTGGCTTATTTAATAAtgtgattttgattgttttttaaaatatttttatattaaaataatatttttttaaaaaaaaatatatatatatattatttttaaaatcaacatattaaaataattcaaaatatataaaataaattaattttaaataaaaaacttaaaatttccAAAAACACGGTTAGATTCACTAATTATCTGGCTTGGGGCGGCTGGTTTCAGTGTTGGTGGAGGGAGAATTAGGAAAGGGTAGAtaggtatttttatcttttagagttctttattAGCTGGGTGTTAAAGGTGATAGGAAAGGTGatgggttttttaaaatatttccttCTAGGTGACTTGTTTTTGGCAAGAAGAAGAGCTTTTAAAGTAGTCTTttcaaatacttttaatttattaaaaataacataacttcaattattttattaaaaaaatatgaattattttttataaaactacacaaagattaaataaatacgAGATTACTGTTCTTTAACAAAGTCAAATCAGTTGTAGGAAagtaaaattttcataaattgacAGTGGAGGAGGCACGTAGTTCATTACGCCACATATGGCCCCAAACACCATGACTCAGCTACTCTAATGACTTTTTTTCCTAAATTAGGTcagactaattaattaaaattatgtgaCCTTTAATTTACCTGCCGACAAGGAATGATAGCCGAGGAAGATTCAAACTAAAACACAGAAATCAATGGAGTTTAGCAAGAAACGTACCGTGAAAATAAAGTTGTATCCATGCTTGAGAACATCCAACAACAGAAGGGTTCTTCTCCACATCATCTTGAGAAAATCTTGTGACATGAAGATCTTTTCTCCTCCAAAATGACCTAAACCTTCCGTTTCCAGTTTGTAACAGTTCAGCCGCTTGAACAAGCACCTCTCATAAGCAACTTGATCGACGGCAACCAAGAGTAGATGATCGAGAAGTGGCCTGGTGTCCTCTCCTAGCCACAAACTCTCGAGAAAAAGATCAAGCATTGTTGTTTCAGCACGAATACTTTGTTCTACATAAGCTCTGTTAACAACAGCTATAATCACTGTTTTGTTTGGCGTTGAGGCCTTCTCCAGAGCCAATTCAAGCTCGTCTATTGGAAACTTCAACGTTTTCATTTCCTGTtaccagaaaaaataaatgatttctgCAGCGAAGGAAAACCATATGAAACTATGCTATATAACATACACAGATGAATAATACTTACAGATTGCGAGTGAGATGGCCAGTGGTTAGATGATCTTCGAGTCGACGAGAATAATAAAGGGCTTGATCGCGAGACAGACGACCAGGTGCAGAGGTAAAGTACACCAGCAAAGAGAGTTGAGACGAGTGCTATATTTCCAACAGAGACGCTCTTTGAGGAGTCCATATTGATCATGTCgggcttctttttctttttttttttgttaaagataaTCGAAGGTTTGGTATAATTTATCAAGGATCGGTGTGATTTACCGATGACAGAGAGAAGAGGGAAAAAGTCATGTATGGAAAGGTTTGGTGTGTAGGGTAGAATGGTCATTTACATTAAGGTAGAATATACGGGCCATGCAACATGTACACGAAACATACGAGGTTGTCTGACTTGTAATCATAGTTTGGTACGGTAATCAAGCCAAAACTAGATACGTAAACTCCGGAAGAGTTTATTTCTGCGTTTCAGACTagctagtttaataaaaattattcaggtTACGctacttgatattttatatttttatatatataaaaatttcggatttaattttaatacgtTAAATAATTAGAAAGCTCGATAGATAAATAcaattttgaaagattaaataTTGCAAGTTGATGAACATAATCATtggcaataaataaatataactgTAAGttcgataatattttttttcatgagacaAGATGAATCATAttgaattaaatgataaatatcaatttagatTTACAAGGATTGAGTAaccatcttttaaaaaaatatataccatttataaatatataaatataaatctcCTATATCttgacatgtgttttttttttcaaagttcaatCCAGTTGTTTTTAGACACTAGATAATTGATATGTACCCGTTatgtgttggattttttttaattaacattcaaaataattatttaggtgttattaatatttttttaataagtattatttttaaaattatatagttaTTGACTTGATATGATTGGATTaatctaataaatttaaaaataacccaAACAATCAGTAAAAACAGGTTATAATTAATAAGAACCTTCGGAATATAAGTTCATTAGATCCAATGTATTTATTtggactttaaaaaatattagaataaaaCATCAAGTATTGTTGAAGCCTAAGGAtccatttatttagttttagctTTTACATTTgcggtataaaaaatatagttaaggTGTTTGGTAATACaccaaactatattttatacCATGAGGTCTgtcaaaaaattgagtttgaaacacAGTTTTTGTGAAgcagtttttatattttttttaactgagttttgtaaaactctatttatttttgcgttttaaaagtatttttttcaaaaaaaaattctttacttatttttttttaatatatattttcaggttatttgatgcattgatatcaaaaataaattttttaaaaaattattttgatgaatttccaagtaaaaggtattttttaaaagcaaccatcaccaaacattttatacatgctTTTTACTGTAcataaatcttaattataatttttatcaaatacgtatctaaatttaactaattatatttttaaaaattttatttttttaaaaaaattacaattataaaaactattttaaaaaacaaacacattctaAATAATAGTTTAAACCGTGCAGGGTTTGGCaatgtatatttaaaatatcagCACAAACCTGCTGTGGTGGTTAGGCTGCTTCTGTGGTGGTTAGGCTGCTTCCCTGGTGGTTAGGCTGTCTTTTACTCTCGCTAAAAACTTGAAGTTGCGCAGATGAGTTTTTTATATTGGCTTTGGTTCCTAGTTCAATATAATTGAGTTCAGAGACCCACCggcaaatattgtttattttttaaacaataataaacctataaattaaacaataataacctataaattataaattaaagccAAGAAACATGTAAAGCAAGATTGTCAATTATGTTACTATTGGcgttttgcttttttaattggaaaaatatattttggatttgAAGGGTTTAGCGTGCCATTTctgtaatatatatacataacaaatattatagtttcaattcaaattttaagagaaatttattccatttaaatttcaaacacaaatataaaagtaaaaattaaacagATATGACTCAATCGACCtaataaatccaaataaaacctaaataactaataaaaatctAGTTTAACTTCAAAAAGttcaagatgatatatttttataaaaaatattaagacggcaacatattagattgacccagtatttgaaaattaattattgaattatgaaattgaaaaataattcaatctaaaaaaaaataaaaaaaattatacctaCCAATCAAAGCATTAAATTGGAAGATGAGATCAATATcataaaactatataatattttttaaaaaataaagtaaaaaaaaaaacaattaactgtAACGTAACCAAAGCATTCCAACCAGAATTTAGATAGAATTTACAAAACAGGCCAagattctaaataaaataaaataaaatttatttgattattctgttttttaaactaaaataaaagatacttGACATTCtaaatata
It encodes the following:
- the LOC118042172 gene encoding uncharacterized protein At1g28695, with product MTILPYTPNLSIHDFFPLLSVIGKSHRSLINYTKPSIIFNKKKKKKKPDMINMDSSKSVSVGNIALVSTLFAGVLYLCTWSSVSRSSPLLFSSTRRSSNHWPSHSQSEMKTLKFPIDELELALEKASTPNKTVIIAVVNRAYVEQSIRAETTMLDLFLESLWLGEDTRPLLDHLLLVAVDQVAYERCLFKRLNCYKLETEGLGHFGGEKIFMSQDFLKMMWRRTLLLLDVLKHGYNFIFTDTDVMWLRNPFSRLGIYNESVDLQISTDWFNGDPRSEKNAINTGFYYIRSNNKTISLFDAWYGRKDNSTGKKEQDVLFDLMMEGMFEQLGLQARFLDTVFFSGFCTDSKDIKAVITVHANCCRSINAKVKDLTAVLRDWKKFKATRAKAAAARSNITVPFSWTGHFGCWDSWKTKV